The proteins below are encoded in one region of Lactuca sativa cultivar Salinas chromosome 3, Lsat_Salinas_v11, whole genome shotgun sequence:
- the LOC111919357 gene encoding uncharacterized protein LOC111919357: MMTRQPHQDDQQSRVFYELSALILNLLRHPPTPIQFSDEVSTSTRRQPRPAPLSQITPAGFASLLLGISLALMLCGSITFFIGFLLMPWVLGLVMLFYVAGIISSISMLGRAIFCHTLSPSSPRKSVPAWKLL; encoded by the exons ATGATGACCAGACAACCTCACCAAGATGATCAacaatctagggttttctacgaGTTATCTGCTTTGATTCTTAACTTACTCCGGCATCCTCCTACGCCGATTCAATTCTCCGACGAGGTGTCTACGTCAACGCGGAGGCAGCCACGTCCGGCTCCTCTATCGCAGATAACGCCGGCGGGATTCGCATCTTTGTTATTGGGGATATCGTTGGCTTTAATGTTGTGTGGATCAATAACGTTCTTCATAGGGTTTTTGTTGATGCCCTGGGTTCTTGGATTAGTTATGTTGTTTTATGTGGCTGGAATTATTTCGAGTATTTCCATGCTTGGTCGTGCCATTTTCTGCCATACTCTGTCTCCATCTTCACCTAGAAAGAGCGTCCCTG CTTGGAAACTGTTGTGA